ATGGAGATCCCGTCGACCTGGCAGCCGAAGCGCTGGTGGGCCATGACGCTGGTGCCGCCGCGGCCGCAGCCGGCGTCGAGCAGCCGGTCGGCGGGCCCGATCGGGCCGAGGTGGTCGAGGAGGACGTCGGCCTGCGCGGTCTCGAGCCGGTGCATCTCATCGATGATCGCCTGGTCGCGCCGGTCTTCGGGGGCGTCGAGGACGGCCGGGTCGTAGTCGCCGAGGCCGTAGTGGTGGTGGTAGAGACCGTCGACATCGCCCAGCCGGAGGTTCACCGGGTCCTTTTCCGCGTTCCAGTAGTCGGCGACCGACTGCTGGTACGCGGTGCGGGTCACGGGCTGGTCGAGAGCCGTCATCGAGAAACTCCTCGTTCGTCTTCTTGAAAGGGGAAATCCCTTGGGGTGCAAGGAAACGCACCGGGCGCCCGGCCTCGTCCCCTCCCCGACGACGCTAGCGAGTAGTGATTCCCGCGGACAAGGAGCTTCACTCGCGCTGGCCGTGCGGTGCCCGTCTGGCCCAGCGGCACCCCTGCGCGGGGTGGTCCGCGACGCACTCGGCAGCCTCTTTCGGGACCCGGGGCACCTCGTTGGGATGACGCGCTGCGACCGTGGGTCGCGACGGCCGGGTCAGGGGAGGGACGCGCGGCTCCCGGCCAGCCCGGCGAGCAGATCGCCGTGCTCGGCGACGCGGTCCAGGACCTCGTCGGCGGTGAAGGTCAGGTGGTTCACGTGCCGGCACGCGCGGACCTCGTCCCACGTCACCGGCGTCGACACCGTCGGCCGGTCGCGGCCGCGCAGGGAGTACGGGGCGATCGTCGTCTTGGCCGGGTTGTTCTGGCTCCAGTCGATGAACACCCGTCCGCCGCGCTGCGCCTTGGCCATCACCGCGGTCACCGAGTCCGGCGTCTCCCGCGCCAGGCGCTGCGCGAGCCGCTTGGCGTAGGCCGAGGGCGCGGCGGGGTCGTCGGTCCGGATGCCGCAGTACAGCTGCATTCCCTTGGACCCCGAGGTCTTCGCGAACGGCGTCAGGCCGTCGGCGACCAGGACGTCGTGGAGGCGTTCGGCGACGCGCGAGCAGTCGACGACGCTCGTGCCCGGGCCGGGGTCCAGGTCGAACACCAGGCGGTCGGGCGGCTGCGGCGTCGCGTCTGAAGTGACCGTCCACTGAGGAACGTGCAGCTCCAGTGCGGCCATGTTGGCCGACCAGACCAGCGCCGGCAGGTCGTCGAGGAGCGGGTAGTCGATGGTGTCGCCGCTGCCGCGGGAACCGGTGCTGGGCAAGCGGACCGTGCGCAACCACGACGGCGCGCCGTTGGGGACGTTCTTCTCGAACCACTTCTCGCCGTCGACCCCGTTGGGGTACCGGATGAACGTCACCGGCCGCCCGGCGAGGTGCGGCAGCAGGACCGCGGCGATCCGCGAGTAGTAGTTGATCACCTCGCCCTTGGTGAACCCGTCCGCCGGGTACAGCACCTTGTCCAAATTGGACAGGGTGAGCTGCCGGTTGCCGGCCTGCACGGTGATCTTCCGGCCCACCGGCTCGGGCGGCGGAGGCGCGGCCGGTTCCGCCGGTGCCGCGCGCGGGGCGAGGACGTCCGCGGGTTCCTTGTCCGCCCGCAGGCCGCGCCAGGCGGTGTGGCGGACGCGCCCCGCGCGCGTGAACTGGCGGTAGACGATCTCGCCGACGAGCCGCGGTTCGACCCAGCGGGCGCGGGCGGTGTCCTCGCGCGGCGGCGGCGTCGCGAACGGGTGGGTGCGGCGTTCGAGCCGCTGGAGCCGGTCCTTGAGGTCGGCGCGGGCGGCCTGGCTGAAGCCGGTGCCGACGTCGCCGATGTAGACGAGGTCGCCACTGGCGGGATCGTGCGCGCCGAGCAGGAGGCCGCCGAGGGTGCCGCTGAAGCTGCGCTGGCCGGGGCGCCAGCCGCAGATGATGACCTCCTGGGTGCGGATCAGCGGGTGCTTCAGCCAGGCGTCCGGCCGCTGCCCGGGCAGGTAGGCGGAGCTGCGGAGCTTCGCCACGACGCCTTCGTAGCCCGCGGACGCGGCGTGGGCCAGGAAGTCCGCCGGTGTGCGGCGGTCCGCGGCGAGCTCGTCGAAGGTGACGGCGCGGACCACCGAGACGCGGTAGGGATCGGGCATCGGCAGGCCGGCCAGCAGCCGGCGGCGTTCGTCGTACGGCTCCTTGAGCAGGTCGCGGTCGCCGAGCCGCAGCAGGTCGAAGGCGAGGAAGCGGACCGGGACGTCGTCGAACGCCCGGCCCGGGGACGCGCTCTGGTGCCGGACCCAGCGGCCGCGACGTTCCTGCATGAGCTCGAAGTCGATCCGGCCGTCGTCGCCGTAGACGACGATCTCGCCGTCGAGGATCGCGGCCTGCCCGTCGAGGTCGAGCACTCCGGCGAGTTCCCGGAACTCGGCGGTGAAGTCGATGTTGTTGCGGCTGGTGAGGACGGTGGTGCCGTCCGGGGCGATCCGCATGGCGGCGCGGTAGCCGTCCAGCTTGTACTCGTAGGCCCACTCGGCGCCGCTGCGCAAGCGGCCGCCGTCGGCCTTGGCCAGCATCGGCTCGACCCACGCGGGGACGCGGGACGCGTCGTGAGCAGCCATGCCGAACCTCCGTCTGTGCTGCTTCGACGGTAACCCGTTCGGCCTAGTTCTGCCGGGTTTTCGCAGGTGAACGTGGGCGGGTCGGCGTCAGGCGGGGAAGAAGTCCTCGACCGCCCGCCGGAGGGTCGTCCGCACGGTTTCGGCGTCGTCCAGTTCTCCGCCGTGCAGGGCGCCGTCGCGAAGGAGGACCAGGACCCGGGCCGCGTGGTCCGGCTCCGGGTGGCCCGCGGCCGCCGCCTCGCTCCGGAGGACCTCGAAGAACCACTGGCGGTGGTCGTCGATCACCCGGCGGACCTGGGAGTCGGCGTCGGGGTACTCCGCCGCCGCGTTGAGGAACTGGCAGCCGCGGAAATCCTCGCCGCACGTCGCCTCGCCCACCACCGACAGCGCCGAGGCGAGCGCCTCGCGCGGTGGCTTGCCCGCTCGGGCCGCGTCGACGGCCGTGCGGATCTGGCGGCTCGTCTCGGCGAGGTACGCCGCGACCAAGTCGTCCTTCGTGGGGTAGTGCCGGTAGAACGTCGCCCGCGTCACGGATGCCTCGGAGACCAGGCGCTCGACCCCGACCGCGTGGATGCCCTCCGCGTAGAAGAGGCGCGACGCGGTCGCCAGCAGCCGATCTTTCGGGTGCACGTCGGCAGACTTCATCCGGCCAGCATAGAGAAAGACTGGTCGTTCTGCTAGATCGGCTACGTCACATTGCCAAGGCGTCCTCGGACGGCCAGAGTGTGGAGACAGAAAGACCAGTCGTTCTCTCTGAGGAGCCAGTCATGAGCAAGCCCACCATCGTCCTGGTCCACGGCGCTTTCGCCGACTCGTCGAGCTGGACCGGCGTCGTCGCCAAGCTGCAGGAGCAGGGCTTCCCGGTCGTCGCGGTGGCGAACCCGCTTCGCGGCGTCGAGTCGGACGCGGCGTACGTCGCGGACGTCGTCAAGAGCGTCGAAGGCCCGGTTGTCCTCGCCGGCCACTCGTACGGCGGCGCGCTGATCACCCGCGCGGCGACCGAGACGCCGAACGTGCGCGCGCTGGTCTACATCGCGGCGTTCCAGCCCGACGCCGGCGAGAGCGTGTTCGAGCTGTCCGGCCGTTACCCGGGCGCGAAGCTCGGCCCGGAGACGACGAACGTCCTCGTCCACGACGGGACGCCCGAGCTGTCGATCAAGCCGGCGGACTTCGCCGAGGTGTTCGCGGCCGACGTCCCGGCGCAGACCGCGGCGATCCTGGCGGTCACCCAGCGGGCGGTCGCCCAGCAGGCGCTGGCGGCCCCCTTCGAGGGCACGCCGGCGTGGACGAAGCTGCCGTCGTGGACGCTGATCGCCAACCAGGACAACGCGATCCCGGCGGCGGCACAGGAGTTCATGGCCGACCGCGCGTCGTCGACGGTCCGCCGGATCGACGCCTCCCACGCGGTGGCGGTGTCCCAGCCGGCGACGGTGGCCGAGGTGATCGTGGCGGCGGCCGACGCCACGGAGTGAGTCCCGGCTCGTGCGGACCGGGAGCCCGTCCCGGTCCGCACGGCTCGCCGTGGTCGTGCTCCTGGTCGGCGTCAAAGCGAAGGACCTCAAGGAAAAGCGCTAGCGCCGCAGCGTCGTCTCTTCGTCCAAACGGGACAGCTTCGCCGGGTTGCGCACCGCGTACAGGCCCGTGATGAGCCCGTCGTCGATGCGGACCGCCAGCACCGTGTCGACCTCGCCGTCGCGGCGCAGGAGCAACGCCGGGTAGCCGTTGACCTGGACCGCGGCCAGGGACCCCGCGGCGAAGTTGCCCAGGCCGGCGGCCAGCAGCCGGCTCACGTCGGACGCACCGACCACGGGCTCCAGCACCGCCTGCACCACACCGCCGCCGTCGCCGAGGAACACCACGTCCGGGGCGAGGATGTCCAGCAGGTGCTGCAGATCGCCCGTCTCGACCGCGCGCTGGAACGCCTCCAGCGCGTGGCGGGACGTGGCGGGGGAGACGGCGCCGCGAGGGCGGCGCGCGGCGACGTGGGAGCGGGCCCGGTGCGCGATCTGGCGGACCGTGGCCGGGGTCTTGCCGACGGCTTCGGCGATCTCGTCGTAGCCCAGGTCGAACACCTCGCGCAGCACGAACACGGCCCGCTCGGCCGGCGTCAGCGTCTCCAGCACCAGCAGCATCGCCATCGAGACGCTGTCGGCCAGCTCGACGTCCTCGGCCACGTCGGGCGCGGTCAGCAGCGGCTCGGGCAGCCACGGGCCGACGTAGGACTCCTTGCGCCGGCCGAGCGTCCGCAGCCGCATGAGCGCCAGGCGGGTGGTGATCCGGACCAGATACGCGCGCTCGTCACGCACGGCGTCGAGGTCCACGCCCACCCAGCGCAGCCAGGTCTCCTGCAGGACGTCTTCGGCGTCGGCCGCCGAGCCGAGCATCTGGTAGGCGACGGTGAACAGCAGGTTCCGGTGCGCGAGGAACGCCTCGGTGGCGGCGTCGGCCATGGGGATCCCTCTTTCGTCTCGCGGAGTTTCCCACCAGATGCTCGTCGGGGTCGCTTTGTGACCGTGACCGTCGTCACGGTCACGGGGCCGGGGTGGCCCGGCATCTCGTGGTCGTCCGGTTCACGACCACGGAAGAGGAACCATGGAACCCCGTTTCAGCCTGACCGGCACCGAGATCGGCGCCAAGTTCGCCAAGCGGTTCGGCACCGCGAGCCTGGCCATCGTCCAGTCGCCGCTGCCGAAGGTCACGCAGGAGCTGGTATCGCTGCGCGTCAGCCAGATCAACGGCTGCGGCTGGTGCGTCGACATCCACACGAAGGAGCTGGCGGCCGCCGGGGAGACCGCGGTGCGGATCAACCTGGTCGCCGCCTGGCGCGAGGCCACGGTGTTCAGCGAGGCCGAGCAGGCCGCGCTGGCGCTGGCCGAGGAGGGCACCCGGATCGCCGACGCGAGCCCCGGCGTCTCCGACGACACCTGGGAGCGCGTGCGCGAGCACTACGACGACGACCGGACCGCCGCGCTGGTCGCCCTCGTGGCCCAGATGAACTCGGCCAACCGGCTCGCGGTGATCCTGCACCAGAAGGGCGGCTCGTACGAGCCCGGCATGTTCGGCTGAGCGGAACCGGCCCGGGATCACCCGATCCCGGGCCGGTTCGTGCTTCGCTGGGGGCATGGCGAAGGCGGAGCGGTGGAACCGGCACTGGGACCGCAAGTCGGCGAGCTACGACGCGGAGATGGGCGTCTGGGACCGCCGCCTCTTCGGCGACTCGCGGGAGTGGGCCTGCGGCCAGGCGGCCGGCGAGGTCCTGGAGGTCGCCGTCGGGACCGGGCTCAACCTGGCCTGGTACCCCGCCGAGGTGACGCTCACCGGGCTCGACCTGAGCGCCGGGATGCTCGACATCGCCCGGTCGCGAGCCCGCGAACTCGGCCGCGCGGTCACCTTGGCGCAGGGCAGCGCGCACGCGCTGCCGTTCACCGAGGCGTCCTTCGACACGGTCGTGTGCACGTTCGGCCTCTGCGCGATCCCGGACCCCGCGACGGCGGTCGCGGAGATGGCCCGCGTCCTGCGTCCCGGCGGGAGGCTGATCCTGGTCGACCACGTGGCGGGCTCGTCGTTCGCGGTGCGCGCGGCCCAGTGGCTGGTGGAGCTGGCGAGCGTTCCCTTGGCGGGCGAGCACTTCCGGCGGCGTCCGCTGAAGCTGGTGGAGGCACACGGGTTGCCGATCGAGCGGCGGGAACGGTTCAAGCTGGGACTCGTCGAACGGCTGGTGGCCCGGAAGGTCAGCTGAAGCCAAGATCCTTTCGGGCCTGCCGACGTCGGCGGTAGGACGCTTGTCGGCAGGCATTGGAACAGTAGTCTCGTGGCCGGCCGAGGTGGGAGGCCGCCGAACGCGCCGCGGTGATCGGGCACGGGCAGATCGAGCAGAGCGCGGATCCGGTGGCCAGTTCAAAGTACCCGTGACGTGCACAACGACCGAGAGTTGGGGCATCGGCCTTGCCCATGATCCCTGCGCGAACCGTGTCCGGGACGACCGCCACATCGGAGTCGACATAGTCGCGGAGGTGCTGCGACCGGCTGGGGTGGCGCATCAACCGGAAAGCCTCCTCCTCCAGCCGTGTCACTTGAGCCGCGGAAAGACCGAGGAGCGCCGCCGTTTCCGCACGAGACCGGGGGGCGCCGTCCCGCAATCCGTACCGCAGGGTGACGAGCTCGGCTTGACGGCAGGAAAGGGATTCGAGCACGGACTCGAGCTGGGCCAGCGTGAGGACGGCGGTGACGTGTCTGCTCCCGTCCAGCACGGTCACCTTCCGACGCGTCACGGCCTTGTCTCCTCTTCGCTCCCCTCAGTATCACCGGTGTGCGTAGTCCTTTGCGCACGGCGGCTGGTCAGCCGGTGGAACACCTTGGTGGCTTCGGTGAACACCCGCGGGACATCTTCGGGCTTGGCCTGGCACAGCGCCACGATCGCGACCACGCCGAAGATGATGATGAGCAGGAGCATCGGTGACAGGTAGACGAGCAACGTCAGCAAAGGGAACCTCCGGGCACGACGAAATCGCCGTGGGCGGGCCGACGGCGGAAAGGGCAGAAAAAAAGCCCCTGCCGGAGAGGCGGGGGCTTGCGGGCACACTTGTTCCCGAACTGGCGATAACCACAGCACAGCCGGGAAAACGCCCCGGAGGGACAATGATCGCGGATTATCGCAGGTCAGAGCGACTGAAAGAGTGTCACCTCACGGGACACAAACTTTCGTAACGCGTCAGCTGAACAGCTCGGCCAGCGGGCTCTTCTCGAGGTTCGCGAGCAAGGCCGCGACATCGTCGTAGGTCGCGATCGCGCCCGCCTCTTCCAGTTCCGCCGCGCCGACTCCGCCCGACAGGACGCCGATCGTGCGCACGCCGGCCTTCGAGGCGGCTCGCACGTCCCAGACCGCGTCGCCGAC
The window above is part of the Amycolatopsis camponoti genome. Proteins encoded here:
- the ligD gene encoding DNA ligase D produces the protein MAAHDASRVPAWVEPMLAKADGGRLRSGAEWAYEYKLDGYRAAMRIAPDGTTVLTSRNNIDFTAEFRELAGVLDLDGQAAILDGEIVVYGDDGRIDFELMQERRGRWVRHQSASPGRAFDDVPVRFLAFDLLRLGDRDLLKEPYDERRRLLAGLPMPDPYRVSVVRAVTFDELAADRRTPADFLAHAASAGYEGVVAKLRSSAYLPGQRPDAWLKHPLIRTQEVIICGWRPGQRSFSGTLGGLLLGAHDPASGDLVYIGDVGTGFSQAARADLKDRLQRLERRTHPFATPPPREDTARARWVEPRLVGEIVYRQFTRAGRVRHTAWRGLRADKEPADVLAPRAAPAEPAAPPPPEPVGRKITVQAGNRQLTLSNLDKVLYPADGFTKGEVINYYSRIAAVLLPHLAGRPVTFIRYPNGVDGEKWFEKNVPNGAPSWLRTVRLPSTGSRGSGDTIDYPLLDDLPALVWSANMAALELHVPQWTVTSDATPQPPDRLVFDLDPGPGTSVVDCSRVAERLHDVLVADGLTPFAKTSGSKGMQLYCGIRTDDPAAPSAYAKRLAQRLARETPDSVTAVMAKAQRGGRVFIDWSQNNPAKTTIAPYSLRGRDRPTVSTPVTWDEVRACRHVNHLTFTADEVLDRVAEHGDLLAGLAGSRASLP
- a CDS encoding TetR/AcrR family transcriptional regulator; translated protein: MKSADVHPKDRLLATASRLFYAEGIHAVGVERLVSEASVTRATFYRHYPTKDDLVAAYLAETSRQIRTAVDAARAGKPPREALASALSVVGEATCGEDFRGCQFLNAAAEYPDADSQVRRVIDDHRQWFFEVLRSEAAAAGHPEPDHAARVLVLLRDGALHGGELDDAETVRTTLRRAVEDFFPA
- a CDS encoding alpha/beta fold hydrolase, translated to MSKPTIVLVHGAFADSSSWTGVVAKLQEQGFPVVAVANPLRGVESDAAYVADVVKSVEGPVVLAGHSYGGALITRAATETPNVRALVYIAAFQPDAGESVFELSGRYPGAKLGPETTNVLVHDGTPELSIKPADFAEVFAADVPAQTAAILAVTQRAVAQQALAAPFEGTPAWTKLPSWTLIANQDNAIPAAAQEFMADRASSTVRRIDASHAVAVSQPATVAEVIVAAADATE
- a CDS encoding RNA polymerase sigma-70 factor, with the translated sequence MADAATEAFLAHRNLLFTVAYQMLGSAADAEDVLQETWLRWVGVDLDAVRDERAYLVRITTRLALMRLRTLGRRKESYVGPWLPEPLLTAPDVAEDVELADSVSMAMLLVLETLTPAERAVFVLREVFDLGYDEIAEAVGKTPATVRQIAHRARSHVAARRPRGAVSPATSRHALEAFQRAVETGDLQHLLDILAPDVVFLGDGGGVVQAVLEPVVGASDVSRLLAAGLGNFAAGSLAAVQVNGYPALLLRRDGEVDTVLAVRIDDGLITGLYAVRNPAKLSRLDEETTLRR
- a CDS encoding carboxymuconolactone decarboxylase family protein, with product MEPRFSLTGTEIGAKFAKRFGTASLAIVQSPLPKVTQELVSLRVSQINGCGWCVDIHTKELAAAGETAVRINLVAAWREATVFSEAEQAALALAEEGTRIADASPGVSDDTWERVREHYDDDRTAALVALVAQMNSANRLAVILHQKGGSYEPGMFG
- a CDS encoding class I SAM-dependent methyltransferase, producing MAKAERWNRHWDRKSASYDAEMGVWDRRLFGDSREWACGQAAGEVLEVAVGTGLNLAWYPAEVTLTGLDLSAGMLDIARSRARELGRAVTLAQGSAHALPFTEASFDTVVCTFGLCAIPDPATAVAEMARVLRPGGRLILVDHVAGSSFAVRAAQWLVELASVPLAGEHFRRRPLKLVEAHGLPIERRERFKLGLVERLVARKVS
- a CDS encoding sigma factor-like helix-turn-helix DNA-binding protein, with amino-acid sequence MTVLDGSRHVTAVLTLAQLESVLESLSCRQAELVTLRYGLRDGAPRSRAETAALLGLSAAQVTRLEEEAFRLMRHPSRSQHLRDYVDSDVAVVPDTVRAGIMGKADAPTLGRCARHGYFELATGSALCSICPCPITAARSAASHLGRPRDYCSNACRQASYRRRRQARKDLGFS